GTTAAAACTGCAGTGATTGAGGAATCAGTGTGAGCAGTTGTGTTAGAATGATCAGTAGGAACTGCAGTATTTGAGGTTCCGGTATGAACAGTTGTCCTTGGTCGCTCAATATGAACTGTAGTGCTTGATCCAACAGTTGGGGTTGTTTGATTAGTTAAAACTGCAGTGATTGAGGAATCAGTGTGAGCAGTTGTGTTAGAATGATCAGTAGGAACTGCAGTGCTCAAGGTTCCGGTATGAACAGTTGTCCTTGGTCGCTCAATATGAACTGTAGTGCTTGATGCAACAGTTGGGGTTGTTTGATTAGTTAAAACTGCAGTGATTGAGGGATCAGTGCGAGCTGTTGTGTTTGAATGATTGGTAGGATCCCCAGTGCTTGAATGGCCATAGGGAGCAGTGTGTGATGGATGAGCAAGGTCTGCTGTGCTTAATGTTCTAGGAGGAGCAGTTGTGCTTGATTTCTGAGTAGGAACTGCAGAGAGTATGGGACCATTAGGTGACAAAGTAACTGACAGATGAGTGTCTCCTGTTGTGTTTGATGGACCAGCTGTGACTGATGGACCAGTAGTGACTGCAGTGCTTGTAAAACCAGTAGGTGATAGAGTGCTTGACATATCAGCAGGAACTACAGTGGTTGAGGTTTCAGTGTGAATAGTTGCACTTTGTCTATCAGTGGGAAGTGCATGGCTTGAAACATCACTATGAAGAGTTGTGCTAGAAAGATGTGTATGGATTTTGGTGGTTGGGCTATCAGGAGGAACAACTGAATGTGATTGATCAGTAGGAGCTGAAGCAGATGTGAAACCAACAGGAACAGATGGATTtggtgaatctgaaggatctgtaGTGATGGGACCAGTAGGAGCAGTTGTGTTTGACAGATCAGTAGACACTGCAGTGGTCAAGGCTTCGGTATGAAAAGTTGTGCTTGTTTGCTCAATATGAACTGTAGTGCTTGATCCAACAGTTGGGCTTGTTTGATTAGTTAAAACTGCAGTGATTGAGGGATCAGTGCGAGCTGTTGTGTTTGAATGATTGGTAGGATCTGCAGTATTTGAGGTTCGGTATGAACAGTTGTCCTTGGTCGCTCAATATGAACTGTAGTGCTTGATCCAACAGTTGGGGTTGTTTGATTAGTTAAAACTGCAGTGATTGAGGAATCAGTGTGAGCAGTTGTGTTAGAATGATCAGTAGGAACTGCAGTGCTCAAGGTTCCGGTATGAACAGTTGTCCTTGGTCGCTCAATATGAACTGTAGTGCTTGATGCAACAGTTGGGGTTGTTTGATTAGTTAAAACTGCAGTGATTGAGGGATCAGTGCGAGCTGTTGTGTTTGAATGATTGGTAGGATCCCCAGTGCTTGAATGGCCATAGGGAGCAGTGTGTGATGGATGAGCAAGGTCTGCTGTGCTTAATGTTCTAGGAGGAGCAGTTGTGCTTGATTTCTGAGTAGGAACTGCAGAGAGTATGGGACCATTAGGTGACAAAGTAACTGACAGATGAGTGTCTCCTGTTGTGTTTGATGGACCAGCTGTGACTGATGGACCAGTAGTGACTGCAGTGCTTGTAAAACCAGTAGGTGATAGAGTGCTTGACATATCAGCAGGAACTACAGTGGTTGAGGTTTCAGTGTGAATAGTTGCACTTTGTCTATCAGTGGGAAGTGCATGGCTTAAAACATTACTATGAAGAGTTGTGCTAGAAAGATGTGTATGGATTTTGGTGGTTGGGCTATCAGGAGGAACAACTGAATGTGATTGATCAGTAGGAGCTGAAGCAGATGTGAAACCAACAGGAACAGATGGATTtggtgaatctgaaggatctgtaGTGATGGGACCAGTAGGAGCAGTTGTGTTTGACAGATCAGTAGACACTGCAGTGGTCAAGGCTTCGGTATGAAAAGTTGTGCTTGTTTGCTCAATATGAACTGTAGTGCTTGATCCAACAGTTGGGCTTGTTTGATTAGTTAAAACTGCAGTGATTGAGGGATCAGTGCGAGCTGTTGTGTTTGAATGATTGGTAGGATCCCCGGTGCTTGAATGGCCATAGGGAGCAGTGTGTGATGGATGAGCAAGGTCTGCTGTGCTTAATGTTCTAGGAGGAGCAGTTGTGCTTGATTTCTGAGTAGGAACTGCAGAGAGTATGGGACCATTAGGAGACAAAGTAACTGACAGATGAGTGTCTCCTGTTGTGTTTGATGGACCAGCTGTGACTGATGGACCAGTAGTGACAGAAGTGTTTGAAAGATCCGTAGGAACTATTATGGTTGATGGATCAGGAACTACAGTGATTGAAACATAATTAGGAGGAGCTGTGTTTGAAAGATCAGTAGGTGTGATAGTGGGTACAACACTAGAAAGAACTGGTGTTGCAGCAGATGATGTTTGCATAATCAGAACATTTTGTGATGACTGGGTTTGTCTGGTGGTCAAACCATCTTGATTCactgaaacaacatgaaaacGAGTATAAATCAGCCATTGCAGGAAAGATTACAGCAAAAACATTACCTACATTTAAACAGTTTTAGTGAATGAGGCACTCACCAACAATGATACTGGAAGGAATAACGTCAAGAAACACTTTTGATTCAACAATTGCTGACTTAAGATTGTCTTCAATGCTTTCTTTATTTGGAAGCACAGtgtcacttttaaaaataagttgcaTATCCACACCCACAGACCCAGGCCTAGAGAGAAAGATATTTGACATAAATGTTACACGTGTAAAAGTTCCTAAATTACTATAATGAAAGTTCAGGTTTGATTTTGCTTGCTCTTACGTTTTTGGATTTTGATATTCATTTGGATAGTTAAAGTATGTAACATCATAGTAATTCAATATGTGGCCGCTCCTTAACCACAAATGTAATTATGCATTGTCTAACAGTGATCTTGACAAATAAAGAACAGTAGCATAGAAAAAGGACCTGAGCAGTTGATACCTCAGGAGTGTGCAAAAATGGCAAGATATAAACAATATCAAACAAACTGCagcacaacaacaaaaaatctgcTCAACACTTCTCCCAAATCAGCTTGTTGAAACAATACCAACATTGTGAAGAAATTCTTCCATTGGCCTTCGAATGGATAATACTAGTTATATAGCTTCAAATTCAGTAAATGTGTGCAAGTTTCAAGTATAACCAAGGCAAAAAACACATGCACTTCCATAATGAAtataaagtgctctattttcactcactaattttaatattctaaaaattattctttagtaCTTAAGATAATTTTAAGAACATCTAATTGTACTCAAAAGTGctattttgagaaaaatatgaactaaaatgtgcttttaacatactatctctgtatttaaaaaaatatatatatttagttaatatttatatttagttatatataCACTTGTAGTACATCTGAACCCACTAGTGTATGACAGATGGGTTCAGGTGTACTACAaatggtaactaaatacattttcagtggTGAAATTCTGGTCCACCCAATCAGAAGCTATGCTACAGGGGGCTCTAGATGACATTGAGTGGGACACATTCCGGGAGAGCTTAGCTGTCAACATTGTGTTcacagatgttaactgatgaaGTATCATATACCATCACTACAAAGACTTTCTCTAGTCAGAAACTGTGGGTGGGCTGCATATATTGTGGGACTCTCATCGGGGAACATGAGTGATTACAAAACATTGTTCTATGCTCTCTGATTTGCAGCAAGAGATGCTAAACTTCGGTGAAAGCAGGCTTTTTGCTGGCTTAAAAATTGAATACTTtctatgcaaaataaaaaaaataaataaataaaaaaaacacacgaTAGAGCATATCTGCCAGTCAGATGGTATTGTTCCGTCAGTGTTTTGAGATCCTGCACTGATTAGCTTGATGGATGTAAAAGTTGTGCTAGGACATCTGTATCTCTCTAATTGTCAGCAAAACCAAGGAGCTGATTGTACACTTCAGGAAGAGACAACAGCAAACCTACTCCACCCTCACAAGGTAAGCAGACCACCAAGGAGAGGGTGAGCAGCTTTAAATACCTTGGAATAACTCTAACATCTCTGTGAACCTGACCTGGACTGAACACACACCAGCTCTGGGGGATAAAGCTAGATGACAGCTGTACCATCAACAGCAGGGTCTCATCAGCAATCCTGAAAACCTCATATACAAAAGCCATAGAAAGCACATTAACTCATGGGAACGGTTCTAACCAGGACTACAAAGCCCTGCAGCCACTTGGCTGAGTACATCTCAGAGACAGCTCTCCACTCGCTGCATGATATCTACCTCAAACAACGCAGAAACAGAGCTGCTGAAAACTTTAAGGACTTGGCCTCCTATGAAAATGCATGCTCATCTGTACATGACATGAAAATTCACATCTCCTCTATTTAATCTCCGTGATGACCCTTTCAGCCTGCATTATCTTCTCTGTATCCATTGTGTTTGTGCTAACAGTTGGTAACAATTCAGAATCCATAGCATATGCTTTCTGCACTCTGATTAGAAAGCCAGATTACAGAGGTCAGTCAAAATATGTTAATTCCTTTTCTTCCATTTTTTAAGTTAGCATGATGCAAAAAAAGTGTAAAGTGAATATAAAAACAGACATGTGTAGAGACATTTCAGCCCATAGCTTTCCGCATTGCTCAACAAACAGCAACTCTTTGATTCTGTAAATAACTACAAATTGAGACCAACCTTTAAAATTGTAGAGCTCCATTTCAAAGTGTAGAATTAAGAATATAATACAGAGGAAAAAGTATAATacagagtaaaaaataaaacaacaaaaaatacatagacgtgcatgtacatgcatacacattTCTTTAACACATTGTTAAAGAAAACATGCAAGATCCATCTCTATCCCTAACCTTAACCATTACCCTAACCCATTACCACctatactcagaatttgtgctcagcatttaacccatccaagtgcacacacacagtagtgaacacacacccgaaGTAGTGGGCAGCAATATTGCTGTGGTGCCCGGGAAGCAGCTAGAGAAAGAATATggatacataaaaaaaaagctggTCTCAGTTTGCAATTATATGCCTACAAAAAAACAGTGAGCAGTGAAGAACGCTATAGGCTGAAACATCTGCTCACTAGTCtattttttattgtactttgcacctttttttttcagcatgcaggaaaaaaattataaatgttttgataGGCCGCTGTGTTCTGGTTATTGATTCAGAGTGTGAACAGCATTCTCAATAGGATTCTGAATATTTAATTTCTTGCTCTACACACCTAAGGATAACTTTTTGAGAGAAACAATTTGATATAATGGTAActctttagaatagggaacacttattcactattaactacggcTTTACCTCAATAAATTccaaatttgctgcttattaatagttagtaaggtagttgttcagtttaggtattggttaggattagggatgtaaaaTAAGGTCCTGTAGAATAaggtattaatatgtgcttaattactactaataaatggctactattctagtaatatgcatgctaataagcaactagttaagagaccctaaaataaagtgttaccgatataATATATGAAAGTCTTGTACCAGAATCTCAGCAAGTAGCATCTGAGAAAGTGTGGCTCATACAATTTCCAGTAGAAACGATTCagctaaaaagaaaataaaagaaaagagacAGAGATGTAAACTATAACATACAAATACATCTCACTATCAACATAATTTGGGCAGAATTAGGGAAAACAACTATTTTACTAAAGCAAAAGTGAAAATATCTCTTTGAATACCTCCATAGTGATGTTTCTGGATAGAGTCTGATACTCCAATGAAGCAGGATTATTGTAAGCatcaacatactgtatatgcaaaCGGATCTGCAGAATAACAAATACTTCGCCTGGCACTGCTGGACCTGTGGAGGCCTTAGTTGGTAGTTGAGTGGTTGACATTGAAGATGTAGTTGCAGTAGTGACATATTTAGTGCCTATTGGTAAGGGAGTATTTTTCTGAGGACAACCTATGGCACATGCGAAAAAACCcacattgtttaataaatatttaaaaaaatacagaattgtTCAACTACAGTTGGCTATCACAAACCTTTTGTTAgtgaaagaataaaaatgtctaTGCTTGTCTTCAAGTCCTGTAGAAGTTCAGATGGTACAATCACCAAAGCCTTTTCTAAGCCTTTTAATCtgtttaaaatcacaaaaataaaaaaatattttaaaaaataaataaatctgcatgCTGAGTGAAACcatgataattaaaatttaaccaaATCACACACATTGCATCGTAAGAGTCACAGCTGAGGTTTGTGGGGATAACCACCAAATATGATGGACGAAAACTGGCCAGCAGTACAACAAGATTTATTTGGAACCACAACATATAGTCACTGGTTTGGAAGAAGGGGAATTTGGGAGCAAGAGCCATCAAAGTTAGGTTCAGCATTGTGTCTCGGACAGCTGTGTTTTCAATCATTGTGATATTTCTctgaaattaaacaaaagaaaaaaaattaacaaaatatttaatatcctCTTTAAAAAGCATGCATTATTTGTGTGATACTTTTAAGGATTGTCTTCCCCTATGAAAGTGTCTGcctaaataattttaagtttattcacaaaataaatttcaATGGAGTAAAGCAGAAATTGgagtaaagcaaaaaaaaaaaaaaagattataagTAAACTGTTCACCTTTGTGGTGATGTAAGTAAAAGCTGTAAAGAACTGTTCAAGCTGCCCATCATCTGGTGATATCAGAATAGAGGACAAAACCACCCTCATAAGTGTCTCATTCTGAAGTACACCATTAGATGGATCAAAGATTAATTCTGCTTTCAGTGTTGCTGGAAGTGAATTTAGAACTGTCATCtaaaaggaaggaaaaaaaaccAGGTCAAAATAGTTGTCATCCAGAGAGGGTAAAATAATTGAGAATGAAgttaattaccacattgattttcatttcctttaaattattatatgtcaTGTGACTGGAAAAAGGACCAAAGTTGATAGATATCCAAGATGAATTAACTGTGGAATCCCCTTGGCAAGCTAAGTAAAAAATTCAGAAGGGAAAAACACAAGTAAACTACTAGCATAAATCAAACAACAATGTGATGACCTAAAGAAACTCATTGAATATTTTTTAAGGAAACTCAGACTACACTTCTCTTATTTTATGTGTACTATATTGTGTCCCATTAAATGTCTTGATTTACTGAACATTATATGTATTTCATTAGCAAACacctaaaatataaacaaacatatatTGTCAACCGGGTGTATATTGATACACCTAAACTaacttttcattattttcattgaAACACTGAAAGAGTAGAAGATATTAGTATTGAAAGTTTTCAAAATTATTGgaataaagttttaaaacatgaataagATAATATATATGAAATGAAGAACAATATATGAATAAGATTAATAATACCTATTAAAATGCAATCAAAATCTCAGTTTTAAATCTAATTGACCTACCTGTTTCATTACTCAATTTTAGGTAGCCCACCAGGACAGAGGCCAGTTCCTGCTGTCTCAACAAAGTCATCTGCTCAAAGACGTTGCTCAGAGCCCCAACACTACAGTGCAAAGATCAAAACAAAAGGTAAGGACGATGCCTCAGTAACATCGATTTTCACCACCCTCTGAATCCGCTTTTGAAACGCCCTGACGTTCATTTTGACAGTGCTATGACACGGGCGTTACAGAGCGGTCACAAACTTAGGGAGCGCTACGTACATGACGTGGTATTCGTTGCAGACGGTGTTTAATGTTGCTGTCTGGAGCATCTCTGCTGTCAAGCTGGGAAGGAGAGGATTCAGTTTCACCGTGAACCAGGAAACCCAGTCGTCGGTCACAAAGTCGGCAAAATGAAGACTGATGATGGTGAAGGTTCGATTCATCATGATGTCCCTCACCACAGGGTTGATGTCCAAATCCTAGAGGAAATGACCCACAGAAAGCGATTGTCACATCTGGAATTGTGTCACGAATGcacttcaaaatgtttttttccccgcACACAAAATAAGGCTTGCCATCTTAGTAATAAGAACGAACCTGTGAGGTTTGGGTGAGAGTCACAAAGAACTCTTCAATATTCTGGAAGGAGTTGCCGTGCTCTAGACGTTCAAAGACCATGTTTATCAGGGCTGCGCTGTTCAGCGCTCAGACTCTAGCGTCAGTTGAGCAACCTGAGAAGTGCTCAGAATGTCCAGCGCCTCAAACTTCAGGggagaaaacaacaaaaacattagaaataaCACGGTTGGCCAAAACAATCACGGGAACAACTGGATAGCACGGCGGTCCGCTTACGCTGTCGAAGCCCGTGTTGATCTCACGCAGGTCTTTGTAATCCACATAGATGGAGAATTTGCCAAAGCTCTCCTCAAGCCAAGCACTGAGGCTGCTGGTGTCGGACCCGCAAGTTGAGCCTGCAACGATAATGCACAGGAAACGATCATTAGTAGCGCAGACATTCACAGAAACAGGGCAGCGCAGGCTTTTggcacaaacgcacacacacaaaaaaaaaaaatcacaacccTCACTGGACCTACCCGAGGCGTGTCTCTGCTTCAGGTAGCCCAACAGGACTTGAGCGAGCTCCTGCTGTCTCAACAAAGTCATCTGCTCAAAGACGTTGCTCAGAGCCCCAACACTACAGTGCAAAGATCAAAACAAAAGGTAAGGACGATGCCTCAGTAACATCGATTTTCACCACCCTCTGAATCCGCTTTTGAAACGCCCTGACGTTCATTTTGACAGTGCTATGACACGGGCGTTACAGAGCGGTCACAAACTTAGGGAGCGCTACGTACATGACGTGGTATTCGTTGCAGACGGTGTTTAATGTTGCTGTCTGGAGCATCTCTGCTGTCAAGCTGGGAAGGAGAGGATTCAGTTTCACCGTGAACCAGGAAACCCAGTCGTCGGTCACAAAGTCGGCAAAATGAAGACTGATGATGGTGAAGGTTCGATTCATCATGATGTCCCTCACCACAGGGTTGATGTCCAAATCCTAGAGGAAATGACCCACAGAAAGCGATTGTCACATCTGGAATTGTGTCACGAATGcacttcaaaatgtttttttccccgcACACAAAATAAGGCTTGCCATCTTAGTAATAAGAACGAACCTGTGAGGTTTGGGTGAGAGTCACAAAGAACTCTTCAATATTCTGGAAGGAGTTGCCGTGCTCTAGACGTTCAAAGACCATGTTTATCAGGGCTGCGCTGTTCAGCGCTCCAGACTCTAGCGTCAGTTGAGCAACCTGAGAAGTGCTCAGAATGTCCAGCGCCTCAAACTTCAGGggagaaaacaacaaaaacattagaaataaCACGGTTGGCCAACACAATCACGGGAACAACTGGATAGCACGGCGGTCCGCTTACGCTGTCGAAGCCCGTGTTGATCTCACGCAGGTCTTTGTAATCCACATAGATGGAGAATTTGCCAAAGCTCTCCTCAAGCCAAGCACTGAGGCTGCTGGTGTCGGACCCGCAAGTTGAGCCTGCAACGATAATGCACAGGAAACGATCATTAGTAGACGCAGACATTCACAGAAACAGGGCAGCGCAGGCTTTTggcacaaacgcacacacacacaaaaaaaaaaaaatcacaacccTCACTGGACCTACCCGAGGCGTGTCTCTGCTTCAGGTAGCCCAACAGGACTTGAGCGA
The genomic region above belongs to Onychostoma macrolepis isolate SWU-2019 chromosome 01, ASM1243209v1, whole genome shotgun sequence and contains:
- the LOC131536213 gene encoding uncharacterized protein LOC131536213; amino-acid sequence: MLQTATLNTVCNEYHVIVGALSNVFEQMTLLRQQELAQVLLGYLKQRHASGSTCGSDTSSLSAWLEESFGKFSIYVDYKDLREINTGFDSFEALDILSTSQVAQLTLESGALNSAALINMVFERLEHGNSFQNIEEFFVTLTQTSQDLDINPVVRDIMMNRTFTIISLHFADFVTDDWVSWFTVKLNPLLPSLTAEMLQTATLNTVCNEYHVIVGALSNVFEQMTLLRQQELAQVLLGYLKQRHASGSTCGSDTSSLSAWLEESFGKFSIYVDYKDLREINTGFDSFEALDILSTSQVAQLTLESGALNSAALINMVFERLEHGNSFQNIEEFFVTLTQTSQDLDINPVVRDIMMNRTFTIISLHFADFVTDDWVSWFTVKLNPLLPSLTAEMLQTATLNTVCNEYHVIVGALSNVFEQMTLLRQQELAQVLLGYLKQRHASGSTCGSDTSSLSAWLEESFGKFSIYVDYKDLREINTGFDSFEALDILSTSQVAQLTLESER